A genomic region of Erythrobacter sp. SCSIO 43205 contains the following coding sequences:
- a CDS encoding FkbM family methyltransferase — protein sequence MKARFQLRKLGLLRRLSNQNFIRDACQNAYLGDHIALARVLGRYKMFLDTRDVAFAPHMLTDGYWEMAHTEVMARLVKKGMKAVDLGANLGYFTLIMAERVGASGAVHAFEPNPHIAKLLRDTVEINSFARRTVVHEIALSNANGEIDFFIDPSRPMNATVHPRPGHEEVKVPTARFDEIADLEDCDFVKIDVEGAEEAVWAGMDKRIANPRPLTVILEFTPGRYGDAGAFIDTFEHQGFSLSYIHRWRGIVATSKSEILAKPGDVDQLLVLQR from the coding sequence ATGAAAGCCCGGTTCCAGCTGCGCAAGCTCGGGCTGCTGAGAAGGCTGAGCAATCAGAACTTCATCCGCGATGCGTGCCAGAACGCCTATCTTGGCGATCATATTGCCCTTGCCCGCGTTCTTGGCCGTTACAAGATGTTCCTCGACACACGCGATGTGGCCTTTGCACCCCATATGCTCACCGATGGCTATTGGGAAATGGCGCACACCGAAGTGATGGCACGGCTCGTCAAGAAAGGCATGAAAGCGGTCGATCTTGGCGCCAACCTTGGGTACTTCACCCTGATAATGGCTGAACGTGTCGGTGCTTCGGGCGCTGTGCACGCATTTGAGCCCAACCCTCATATTGCAAAACTCCTGCGCGATACGGTCGAAATCAACAGCTTCGCGCGGCGCACTGTGGTGCATGAAATCGCATTGAGTAACGCCAATGGCGAAATTGATTTTTTCATCGACCCCTCGCGGCCAATGAATGCAACCGTCCATCCCAGGCCCGGCCACGAAGAGGTCAAGGTGCCAACCGCGCGGTTCGATGAGATCGCTGATCTGGAAGACTGCGACTTTGTAAAGATCGACGTCGAAGGGGCTGAGGAAGCTGTATGGGCCGGAATGGACAAACGCATTGCGAACCCTCGCCCACTTACTGTAATCTTGGAATTCACTCCGGGTCGCTATGGCGACGCAGGCGCCTTTATCGACACATTCGAGCATCAGGGCTTTTCGCTCAGCTATATTCACCGATGGCGCGGCATAGTCGCCACAAGCAAAAGCGAAATCCTCGCAAAGCCGGGAGATGTCGATCAACTTCTTGTCCTGCAACGCTAA
- the gyrB gene encoding DNA topoisomerase (ATP-hydrolyzing) subunit B has translation MDNTSNNEPQNAPTGSSAPEKRQGEYGADSIKVLKGLDAVRKRPGMYIGDTDDGSGLHHMVFEVSDNAIDEALAGHCDLVLIELNPDGSVSVEDNGRGIPVGMHKEEGVSAAEVIMTQLHAGGKFENTSDDNAYKVSGGLHGVGVSVVNALSEWLELTIWREGKEHWMRFEHGDAVNSLEVKGDAPKVDQNPDDDGFKKGTRVTFKASTDTFKNVTEFDFEKLEHRYRELAFLNSGVRILIRDKRHEEVVEHDLFYEGGIAAFVRWLDRNKEALISDPISVSAEKDGIGIDVALEWNDSYYENVLCFTNNIPQRDGGTHLAAFRAALTRTLNGYADREGLLKKEKVSLSGEDMREGLTAIVSVKLPDPKFSSQTKDKLVSSEVRQPLESLMGEKMTEWLEENPADAKAIIQKIIDAAAAREAAKRAREMSRKGAMSVASLPGKLSDCRERDATKAEIFLVEGDSAGGSAKGGRDSQYQAILPLKGKILNVERARFDRIISSKEVGTLIQAMGTGIRDEFDLEKLRYHKIVIMTDADVDGAHIRTLLLTFFHRQMPEIIKAGHLYIAQPPLFKVAKGKSEVYLKDEGALDRYLVDAGLQGRILETSGGARSGEDLRALVDGALRLKNMIAFVPRRYNTGIIEQMALSGALQPGLSDAEQLRALEETAERLEAGDQDAKWSVRVLESGTVQFSRLWRGVTDVHEIEGRFLTSTEAQKLHSIAADQADAYGAPVRFVKAGEESEAEADTESDEDTGDDTAVLAEDAITRPSQLLEAVLAAGRKGLSISRYKGLGEMNPEQLWETTLDPENRILLQVKVEDADVTDEIFTRLMGDVVEPRREFIQDNALSVANLDV, from the coding sequence ATGGACAACACTTCGAATAACGAACCGCAAAACGCCCCCACTGGCAGCAGTGCCCCTGAAAAACGTCAAGGCGAATATGGCGCTGATTCCATTAAGGTTTTGAAGGGTCTTGACGCGGTCCGCAAGCGCCCTGGGATGTATATCGGTGACACTGATGATGGCTCTGGCCTGCATCACATGGTGTTCGAAGTGTCCGATAACGCCATCGATGAAGCGTTGGCAGGGCACTGCGACCTTGTTTTGATCGAACTCAATCCCGATGGCAGCGTCTCTGTCGAGGACAACGGGCGCGGCATTCCGGTGGGGATGCACAAGGAGGAAGGCGTCTCAGCCGCAGAAGTCATCATGACGCAGCTGCACGCTGGCGGTAAGTTTGAAAACACATCAGACGACAACGCTTACAAGGTTTCTGGCGGCCTGCACGGCGTGGGCGTCTCGGTGGTGAACGCGCTGTCCGAATGGCTTGAGCTTACCATCTGGCGCGAGGGTAAAGAGCACTGGATGCGCTTTGAGCACGGCGATGCGGTGAACAGCCTCGAAGTCAAAGGCGACGCGCCCAAGGTTGATCAAAACCCGGACGATGATGGCTTCAAAAAAGGCACACGCGTCACCTTCAAAGCATCGACCGATACGTTCAAAAACGTCACCGAGTTCGATTTTGAAAAGCTTGAGCATCGTTATCGTGAGCTGGCCTTCCTTAATTCAGGCGTGCGCATTCTCATCCGCGATAAGCGCCATGAGGAGGTGGTCGAACACGACCTGTTCTACGAAGGCGGGATTGCTGCCTTCGTGCGTTGGCTCGATCGCAACAAGGAAGCGCTCATTTCCGATCCCATTTCCGTCTCGGCGGAGAAGGACGGGATTGGCATCGACGTCGCTCTCGAATGGAACGACAGCTATTATGAAAACGTGCTGTGTTTCACCAACAATATCCCTCAACGCGACGGGGGCACACACTTGGCGGCCTTCCGTGCTGCGCTCACACGGACGCTGAATGGCTATGCCGACCGCGAGGGGCTTCTGAAGAAAGAGAAAGTCTCGCTGTCCGGCGAAGATATGCGCGAAGGTTTGACCGCGATTGTCAGCGTGAAACTGCCCGATCCCAAATTCTCTTCGCAAACCAAAGACAAGCTCGTCTCCTCCGAGGTGCGCCAGCCGCTGGAATCGCTGATGGGTGAGAAGATGACCGAGTGGCTGGAGGAAAATCCGGCCGATGCCAAGGCCATCATCCAAAAGATCATCGATGCCGCCGCCGCGCGTGAAGCGGCAAAACGCGCCCGCGAAATGAGCCGCAAGGGCGCGATGAGCGTGGCTTCGCTTCCCGGAAAACTCTCCGATTGCCGCGAGCGCGATGCGACCAAGGCCGAAATCTTCCTGGTCGAGGGTGATTCCGCAGGTGGCTCAGCCAAAGGCGGGCGTGACAGCCAGTATCAGGCGATCCTTCCGCTTAAGGGTAAGATTTTGAACGTCGAGCGCGCGCGCTTTGACCGGATCATTTCGTCCAAAGAGGTCGGCACTCTCATCCAGGCGATGGGCACCGGTATCCGCGACGAATTTGACCTTGAGAAGCTGCGCTATCACAAGATTGTGATCATGACCGACGCTGACGTCGACGGGGCGCACATCCGCACACTGCTGCTGACCTTCTTTCACCGCCAGATGCCCGAAATCATCAAGGCAGGGCACCTCTACATCGCTCAGCCGCCTTTGTTCAAAGTCGCGAAGGGCAAAAGCGAGGTGTACCTCAAGGACGAGGGCGCACTTGACCGCTATCTGGTGGATGCAGGGCTACAGGGACGGATCCTTGAAACCTCCGGCGGTGCGCGTTCGGGCGAAGATTTGCGCGCCCTCGTCGATGGGGCATTGCGCCTTAAAAACATGATCGCCTTCGTGCCGCGCCGTTACAACACCGGTATTATCGAGCAGATGGCCCTTTCCGGCGCACTTCAGCCGGGATTGTCCGATGCCGAACAGCTCAGAGCGCTCGAAGAAACCGCCGAAAGGCTTGAGGCGGGCGATCAGGACGCGAAATGGAGCGTGCGCGTGCTCGAAAGCGGCACCGTTCAGTTCTCGCGTTTGTGGCGCGGCGTTACCGACGTGCACGAAATCGAAGGGCGCTTCCTCACCTCAACCGAGGCGCAAAAGCTCCACTCCATCGCCGCCGATCAGGCTGACGCCTATGGCGCGCCAGTGCGCTTCGTGAAGGCAGGCGAGGAAAGCGAGGCGGAAGCAGACACCGAAAGCGATGAGGATACAGGCGACGACACTGCCGTCCTCGCCGAAGACGCGATCACGCGCCCGAGCCAGTTGCTCGAAGCGGTGCTCGCCGCCGGGCGCAAGGGCCTCTCGATCAGCCGTTATAAAGGTCTTGGCGAGATGAACCCCGAACAGCTTTGGGAAACCACGCTCGACCCGGAAAACCGCATCCTTCTGCAGGTAAAGGTCGAAGACGCAGATGTGACCGATGAGATTTTCACAAGGCTCATGGGTGATGTGGTCGAGCCGCGCCGCGAGTTTATTCAGGACAACGCGTTGAGTGTCGCAAATCTCGACGTTTAA
- a CDS encoding ZIP family metal transporter, translated as MERSKGLAHCRLMAMMFVVIAVVSGALIIGALWGAYGHLGKQLEGFLVAIAGGALLLSVTTELIQPAIEQSSVLHAMAGVGAGALVFVFVDRLIANKMGEDSGGGLLAAITLDGIPENLALGVALIAAGPMEVAALAGSILLSNLPEAAGGARDMRDSGWSKARIVAIWAVTAAILSLAAIAGNMLLDTVSESTLAIIRSFAAGAVVASLATEVFPKAYDEDCQWAGIATAIGVILAFTLGSLGAG; from the coding sequence GTGGAACGCTCTAAAGGCCTCGCGCATTGTCGCCTTATGGCCATGATGTTTGTCGTGATTGCAGTAGTCAGCGGGGCGCTGATTATCGGGGCTTTGTGGGGTGCCTATGGGCATTTGGGCAAGCAGCTTGAGGGCTTCCTTGTCGCTATTGCCGGCGGTGCGCTGCTGCTCTCGGTAACGACAGAGCTGATCCAGCCCGCTATCGAACAAAGCTCTGTGTTACACGCCATGGCAGGTGTTGGCGCGGGCGCATTGGTGTTCGTGTTTGTCGATCGTCTGATCGCCAACAAGATGGGCGAGGATTCAGGCGGAGGATTGCTTGCTGCGATCACGCTTGACGGTATTCCTGAAAACCTTGCCCTTGGCGTCGCCTTGATTGCTGCTGGACCGATGGAGGTTGCCGCACTGGCAGGTTCGATCCTTCTGTCCAACTTGCCCGAGGCGGCGGGCGGTGCGCGCGATATGCGCGACAGCGGGTGGAGCAAGGCGCGCATTGTTGCAATATGGGCGGTAACAGCCGCTATCCTGTCGCTAGCGGCGATTGCTGGTAATATGCTGCTCGATACCGTTAGTGAGAGCACGCTTGCAATTATACGATCCTTTGCTGCCGGGGCAGTGGTGGCGAGCCTTGCGACCGAAGTCTTCCCCAAAGCCTATGACGAGGATTGCCAATGGGCCGGGATTGCGACCGCCATTGGCGTGATCCTCGCCTTTACGCTCGGTTCGCTTGGCGCAGGTTAG
- a CDS encoding PIG-L family deacetylase, producing MLRGDELRKPIKCVLACASAALVLASSSALSAQDIAKPSIIGKEETLDDGQVVTRLMPGEAPPSEAQDEQPTGQPTEQPADQSTRGQPRAGTGAPSVLAIVAHPDDELVFAPALARIAREGGEVTLVFATSGDQGPGVSGLEPGDALADLREDEARCSAFALGLEEPIYWRLGDGTLATQARNTQTAMRDMGERIAGLIALHDPSVIMTWGPDGGYGHADHRITSSAVTQIVQAMGPDRPDLLYAAFPLSEGGEDDSDAPPGFEGWARTHPSLITDRIAYEPFDLDAAMAAVNCYESQFDGAARQALAGTLHQQVWRGKVAFRLAFAKPR from the coding sequence ATGCTGCGAGGTGATGAGTTGAGGAAACCGATCAAATGCGTACTCGCCTGCGCCAGCGCAGCCTTAGTGCTCGCCTCATCAAGCGCATTATCAGCACAAGACATCGCCAAGCCTTCGATTATCGGCAAGGAAGAGACGCTTGACGACGGACAGGTTGTAACCCGGCTTATGCCCGGTGAGGCGCCGCCGAGCGAAGCGCAAGATGAACAGCCAACCGGGCAGCCAACCGAACAGCCCGCCGACCAATCAACGCGCGGTCAACCGCGAGCGGGCACCGGCGCACCTTCCGTGCTTGCAATTGTCGCGCACCCTGATGACGAACTCGTATTCGCCCCTGCGCTCGCCCGCATTGCGCGCGAAGGGGGCGAGGTGACGCTCGTTTTTGCAACCAGCGGGGATCAGGGGCCTGGCGTAAGCGGGCTTGAGCCAGGCGATGCGCTTGCCGATTTGCGCGAAGACGAAGCGCGCTGCTCAGCCTTTGCGCTGGGACTGGAAGAGCCGATTTACTGGCGTTTGGGCGATGGTACGCTGGCGACGCAAGCGCGCAATACGCAAACGGCGATGCGCGATATGGGCGAGAGGATTGCCGGGCTTATCGCGCTGCACGACCCAAGCGTCATTATGACCTGGGGGCCTGATGGCGGTTATGGCCACGCTGACCACCGCATCACATCAAGCGCGGTCACACAGATTGTGCAAGCCATGGGGCCAGATCGGCCTGACCTGCTCTACGCTGCCTTTCCCCTCAGCGAGGGCGGAGAGGATGACAGCGATGCACCTCCCGGCTTTGAAGGCTGGGCGCGCACGCATCCATCGCTCATCACCGATCGGATCGCCTATGAGCCCTTTGACCTTGATGCCGCAATGGCAGCGGTCAATTGTTATGAAAGCCAGTTCGATGGAGCTGCCCGCCAAGCGCTTGCCGGAACGCTGCACCAACAGGTGTGGCGCGGGAAAGTGGCGTTCCGCCTCGCCTTTGCAAAGCCTCGCTAA
- a CDS encoding class I adenylate-forming enzyme family protein has translation MNDNTISAVMGERLAQSFGSFPQILQMWSQAQPDAIAIVDDTRDVAWAELIGEVERLAARLVETGLERGQSVAILGTSSVNYALVFLAAIRAGGVAAPLTTSASPQQLAGMAKDSGARHLFIDAAKASELGPDFMAEMIRVPLEEIGTWMAAPGTRAPDFVPEPSDAFNIIYSSGTTGIPKGIVHSHKMRWLQFASTAVSYLEAGFAVRSLASTPLYSNTTMVGFLPVLLAGGTVRVMGKFDCARWLGHASKDRTTITMLVPVQYQRLMDFDGFDDFDLSSLTLKYCTSAPFSAELKREVLARMPGGLVEIYSMTEGGVVCLLQAHEFPDKLHTVGRPAPGSELKVLDDDDNEVAPGTPGNLIGRSATMMSGYKNQPDKTSEAQYVDENGDVWMRMGDIARVDEDGFVELVGRSKDMIISGGFNIYPIDLENELLKEGDVVEAAVIGVPSKAWGETPVGFVVLGESARVTSDILASVNARLGKTQRLSQLFAIEEMPRSHIGKLLKTELRDEAAARMSDNA, from the coding sequence ATGAATGACAACACAATCAGCGCCGTTATGGGAGAGCGCCTCGCACAGAGCTTCGGCTCTTTTCCGCAAATCTTGCAGATGTGGTCGCAGGCACAGCCTGATGCGATCGCGATTGTCGATGACACACGTGATGTCGCCTGGGCCGAGCTTATCGGAGAGGTCGAGCGGCTCGCCGCGCGCCTTGTCGAAACGGGCCTTGAGCGGGGTCAATCGGTTGCGATCCTCGGTACAAGCAGCGTCAATTACGCCCTCGTTTTCCTGGCGGCCATACGTGCAGGCGGGGTTGCAGCGCCGCTGACCACAAGCGCCTCGCCGCAGCAGCTTGCCGGGATGGCCAAGGATTCGGGCGCGCGCCACCTCTTCATTGACGCAGCAAAGGCCAGTGAACTTGGCCCCGATTTCATGGCGGAGATGATCCGCGTGCCCTTGGAGGAGATCGGCACATGGATGGCGGCTCCCGGCACTCGCGCGCCCGATTTTGTGCCTGAGCCAAGCGATGCATTCAATATCATTTATTCCAGCGGCACCACTGGCATTCCCAAGGGAATTGTCCATTCGCACAAAATGCGCTGGCTGCAATTTGCATCGACCGCCGTCTCCTATCTCGAAGCCGGTTTTGCGGTGCGCAGCCTTGCCTCAACGCCGCTTTATTCGAACACCACAATGGTCGGCTTTTTGCCTGTCCTTCTCGCGGGCGGCACCGTTCGGGTGATGGGCAAATTTGATTGCGCGCGCTGGCTGGGACACGCATCAAAAGACCGCACGACGATCACCATGCTGGTGCCCGTCCAGTATCAACGCCTGATGGATTTTGACGGCTTTGACGATTTCGATTTGAGCTCGCTCACTCTCAAATACTGCACTTCAGCGCCTTTTTCCGCTGAGCTTAAGCGCGAGGTTTTGGCGCGGATGCCGGGCGGGTTGGTCGAGATATATTCGATGACTGAAGGGGGCGTTGTGTGCCTTTTGCAAGCGCACGAATTTCCCGACAAACTCCACACCGTCGGCAGGCCTGCTCCGGGGAGCGAATTGAAGGTGCTCGACGATGACGACAACGAAGTGGCACCGGGCACTCCGGGCAATCTGATTGGTCGATCAGCCACTATGATGAGCGGCTATAAAAACCAGCCCGACAAAACGTCCGAGGCGCAATATGTCGATGAAAATGGCGATGTCTGGATGCGCATGGGCGACATAGCCCGCGTCGATGAAGATGGCTTCGTCGAGCTTGTCGGGCGGTCTAAAGACATGATTATTTCAGGCGGCTTCAACATCTATCCCATCGACCTTGAAAACGAGCTTTTGAAAGAAGGCGACGTTGTTGAGGCGGCTGTCATCGGTGTGCCATCAAAGGCATGGGGAGAAACGCCGGTGGGTTTCGTGGTGCTGGGTGAAAGCGCGCGTGTGACCAGCGACATTCTGGCAAGCGTGAACGCGCGCCTAGGCAAAACGCAGCGCCTCTCTCAACTTTTCGCAATTGAGGAAATGCCGCGCAGCCACATCGGCAAGCTTCTGAAAACCGAGCTTCGCGATGAGGCGGCGGCCCGCATGAGCGATAACGCATGA
- the guaA gene encoding glutamine-hydrolyzing GMP synthase encodes MQADHLPDSILIVDFGSQVTQLIARRVREAGVYSEIAPFTMAEEAFKRLNPKGIILSGSPASVPDEGSPRCPQSFFEAGVPILGICYGQQVMSQQLGGEVRPGHETGEGGEFGRAYLTVTKDCALFDGLWAEGERHQVWMSHGDKVTQFAPGFEIVATSDGAPFAVIADEKRKFYGTQFHPEVVHTPDGGKLLANFVRHVCGLAGDWTMAEFRKTKIEEIREQVGDGRVICGLSGGVDSAVAAVLIHEAIGDQLTCVYVDHGLMRLNETEQVVTLFRDHYNIPLVAVDAEETFLAGLKGVTDPEKKRKFIGAAFIDLFEAEAKKVGGADFLAQGTLYPDVIESVSFTGGPSVTIKSHHNVGGLPERMNMELVEPLRELFKDEVRDLGRELGLPEAFVGRHPFPGPGLAIRIPGEVTKERCDILRKADAIYLEEIRNAGLYDAIWQAFAVLLPVKTVGVMGDGRTYDSVCGLRAVTSTDGMTADVYPFDAGFLTQVATRIVNEVQGINRVVYDYTSKPPGTIEWE; translated from the coding sequence ATGCAAGCAGATCATCTTCCAGATTCGATCCTGATTGTCGATTTCGGCAGCCAGGTAACGCAACTAATCGCGCGCCGCGTGCGCGAAGCGGGTGTCTATTCCGAAATTGCGCCTTTCACCATGGCCGAAGAGGCGTTCAAGCGGCTTAATCCCAAGGGGATTATCCTTTCAGGCTCGCCCGCGAGCGTCCCTGACGAAGGTAGCCCCCGTTGCCCGCAAAGCTTTTTTGAAGCGGGCGTTCCTATCCTTGGCATCTGCTATGGCCAGCAAGTGATGAGCCAGCAATTGGGCGGTGAAGTGCGCCCGGGGCATGAAACCGGAGAAGGCGGCGAATTTGGCCGCGCTTATCTCACTGTGACCAAGGATTGCGCCTTGTTCGATGGCCTTTGGGCCGAGGGAGAGCGCCATCAGGTCTGGATGAGCCACGGCGACAAGGTCACCCAATTTGCGCCCGGCTTTGAAATCGTTGCAACCTCCGACGGCGCGCCTTTCGCGGTGATCGCTGACGAAAAACGCAAGTTCTACGGCACCCAGTTCCACCCCGAAGTCGTCCATACGCCCGACGGAGGCAAGCTGCTGGCCAATTTCGTGCGCCATGTCTGCGGTCTTGCAGGCGATTGGACCATGGCCGAATTTCGCAAAACCAAGATTGAGGAAATTCGCGAGCAAGTAGGCGATGGCCGCGTCATTTGCGGTCTGTCGGGCGGGGTCGATTCGGCTGTGGCAGCGGTCCTCATCCACGAGGCAATCGGCGACCAGTTGACCTGCGTTTATGTTGATCACGGCCTTATGCGCCTCAATGAAACCGAGCAGGTCGTCACCCTTTTCCGCGACCATTATAATATCCCGCTCGTCGCGGTGGATGCTGAGGAGACATTCTTGGCTGGCCTCAAAGGCGTCACCGATCCTGAGAAAAAGCGCAAATTTATCGGCGCTGCCTTCATCGATCTGTTCGAAGCAGAGGCCAAAAAAGTCGGCGGGGCGGATTTCTTGGCACAGGGCACGCTTTACCCCGATGTGATCGAAAGCGTCAGCTTCACCGGCGGGCCATCGGTCACGATCAAGAGCCACCACAATGTCGGCGGCCTTCCAGAGCGTATGAACATGGAACTGGTCGAGCCTTTGCGCGAACTTTTCAAAGACGAGGTGCGCGATCTGGGCCGCGAGCTTGGTTTGCCAGAAGCTTTCGTAGGGCGTCATCCGTTCCCCGGCCCCGGCCTTGCGATCCGCATCCCCGGCGAAGTCACCAAGGAACGCTGTGACATCTTGCGCAAAGCCGATGCGATTTACCTTGAAGAGATTCGCAACGCCGGGCTTTATGATGCAATCTGGCAGGCCTTTGCTGTGCTGCTCCCGGTCAAAACCGTAGGCGTGATGGGCGACGGGCGCACCTATGACAGCGTGTGCGGCCTTCGCGCGGTGACCTCAACCGACGGCATGACCGCCGATGTGTACCCCTTCGACGCGGGCTTCCTGACCCAAGTCGCAACCCGCATCGTGAACGAAGTGCAGGGCATCAACCGCGTGGTCTATGACTACACGTCGAAGCCTCCGGGCACGATTGAGTGGGAATAG